From the Labrus mixtus chromosome 10, fLabMix1.1, whole genome shotgun sequence genome, the window TCTTAACAATATTAGATATGTGTGATGTAGGGGATCTAACCAATATCTATACCAATTTTGTTCTGATTTAAGTAAAGGCTTGATGAGTTACAGTGGTTCATTGGTTAtgcatattttgaaaaatatagaGTGACAAACTTCTGAATTGACCATAGGTTGCAGCACGGCACACGATCACCAGATTAAAGGAACATGCTGTGTGAACATTATTAATGCTGTTTCCAGCTCTCACACTAATAACGTCGACCTTcaagctgctgcagctttttgacctcttcaagtctttcactctccatgcaccttggtagtttgTGAAGTTGTGCCAAAAAACCCAACTCTGCTTCTTCAATTGTCagatttgctttttcatttgaattctgacCAACATTTTGCTTCCCTAGGATGTCCACACTATGTGAAGCAGCTTTGTCACAGCTGGTCCTGTGGCTGCTCCGCTGCAAACACTATACATCATGTTGCAGGACTATCAGTCAAACCAAAAGGCCCTCTCTCAGGACTCGTTCAGTGGCTATGCATGTGAATGAAAACTAAAGCAAGCAGAGCGACAGGCCGCGTCTCAAGactattttattgttttatatttggcGGCAGCTTTCTTGTGTTCTTTAAGTGTCCTTTGTTTTTGATAAATACGCCTTCACACCGATCCTTTGACAATTTCTTTTGCCTTACTTTCCTACACTACAGCAATGAACAAGTGATGCTTCTGGAACTGCAAATCCCCGAAAGAAAAACCTCAATCGCAGAACGATGTACAACTCATGAAGTCAATAATGAGTGAGAatgtgagagaagagagacgcttgtgatgtttgtgtgtgtacaccttTGCAGTAAACAACCTTGAACCATCAAAATgtggagttttgtttttcttggatGCAATACAATAAGCAGCTAAGTGAGGAGATCTTTATTAAATACACATAAAAAGAAGACGAAGTTTCAAACAGCGTACAGATAAATCACACATCAGAGttaacatatacacacacagcagctcttcAACAATGGCAATGTTTAAACGAGTATTGATGCAAATATCTTTGGTTAAAATAAAGTCACTGCCACAGCCCAAAGTGCTCGGTCCATCTAACATCTCATATCTGGATGAAACGTCtctttacaacatttaaatttCATGTGAAATGTGTTGGCACAACTTTGAGGACACATATTCCAGATGAATCCCCCCTTTGAGATGAACAGGACGTGTTGTCAGGTCAGTCTGCTGTATGGAGGCAGTTTGGAGGgagcctcctctccctctgtgttgGTCTGGTCAGTAGATTGAGCTGGAGAGTTGAAGAGCCTGTCATCACCCCCCGCTGGACACAAATGAGTACTACatcaaattaaatcttaaaataagagCAAGCTCCAAAAATACAAATCTCATAGGAGTATAAAAATCCAGACCAAAACATTAGTTCTTACCTTGCCAAGTACAAACCATCTCAGTGTCCCCAAGGTCACACTGAGGAACCAGTGTCTcctaaaacataaacaagaaaaaaaaagttacacacTTTACCTTTAATCTACAAAAtgctaaatatttaaagatgaaTGACTTCATCTCAGAATGTATCCTGATCAGAGATATCTGTGATTATGGTGTTTTAAGTAGTCCAAAGAGCCTGAGGAGACTACGACTGTCTCCAGCTGACCTGAAGTGTGAAGCTTGAAGTTGAATCACATCATTCAGAGGCTCGTCAATAAACGGCTCGCGGTGAgctgaaaaaagtttttctccggtgttgagtcaagtcaaagctcaacatttcaatcacggatgtggatattattaatgcacccTTATCACCACTTTGTTAAACAAGCgaacaagctctgttgagtgagaaaagcgagTGGCAGAGCCTTGTAGAGCACCCTCCTCATCCCTCGTCCGTCTGCGCGAGCCACAGAGAGGAGAATACAAACAGGGTGTCGGGGTTACTCGGGGGCAACAATAGAATCAAGCTGAATTTGATGCTGACGCTCCCTCGTGTTgtgtgctgttaggacaggtTGTAACAATAGCTCCATAGTTTACAGTCATCTCAGCACTGCCTGCATCACATGCATCAGAGCACCGTAAgaaattaatataatataataatgttaCATCAAAGGTCAAATTACTTTCAATCAGTTGGATTATtgaagggctttcacacttgcagaaatctcctgaaaaactacaGGATATTTCCCGTAGGTGCCTGTATATGTGAGCGCAACGGGCcaaatttttcactctgacttcacccggagtttctcctgacagaacCCTAGTACTTTTTACGGAGCAAGTCcaagtgggctgatgtgagaacactgCAGGATAGATGGAAAAAACGTATTAGTGAGTgctaaaaactaaataaatgtagaaaaatcaGGTGCTCTTCAGGAACAGGGGACAATAGTCGAAAAGctaataaaaaagtttgactgtcctgattaaaaagagaaaaagtgaagtGTGGAGAGGCACTCTGATAACAtataaaaaatcatttatttgtcAACGTGTTTCAACTCTACCGAGTCTTCGTCAGGACTGATAGGCTGCAGGATAGATATTTACcatagatattttcaggagtgcgtaTGTGTTTATCAGAGTTTTTCTCCTCTAAAATCGTATTGCTCTTCTTCATACTACTGCGATATGTTTACTGATCTCTTCCCTACCAGTCCAGTTCTGGCATCGTAGCAGGCACAGCTGGGAAGACTACGGCAGCCCACGTATgcgatgagagaggagagagccaGGCTGACGGTGCAGGTCAGAAGTATGGTGGCGTTGGCTCCCTTCACCATTCGATGAAGCACGAACGTCTGagcacagagacaaagaagaCACATCAATTCTACGTTGTTATTGTTCATTTTATCACAATAGATTTCTATGAGGTCTTTTAAACAAATCCCAtccatattttctttttgcatttggAAACCTCTCCAAGGttagtttttaatgttcaaTGGCTTGGAGCAGTTTGGGATGACCAGCAGAGACCAGGCCAATTAACAGGAGCTACAGCCCCGACTAGTGGCAGGTGGCTGCATTACAACtaagacacaacatttaaccagCATTGTGAGCCAacattgataaaataaaatattactgATAAGTTTAACCAAGGGTGAGGTTTAATTGCTTAGTCCACTTATCCCACACATCCCCAGTTGACACTgtatcattgtgtgtgtgtgtgtgtgtatgtgtgtgtgttagttaccACTTCAGGACTGCGGTGGTGGTGGAagacctcctcatcctcctccccgTAGGTGAGTGTCAGACAGGAGTAACCTGCTATAAACACTGCAGCCGCACACGAGAGTCCTGCTGCTACCACCATCATACTCACCTGAGGAGACAAGAAGACAAGTTCAGCTGTCAGGATGTTTTCTGCTACTTTTTGTCAACATTATCTCCTGTTAACCTTTATCTTGAATCATTGTGAAGATAGCAAACACTCccaaatcaattttttttactgaataatGCTTGTGGAAAGGTGATTTAAATGCAggaataacattttttaaattgtatagaTAATCAAACCAGTGTGAAATTTAGCAAAAAGTATTTTGGAACAAAGGGTAAAGCTGCAAAGTAAGAACCCTTGTCTCAGACTCTGTGTGTGATTTTCATACACAGGATCTCAAGGCGCAGTGAGGGAAGGAGGGTTTGCGCTTTGGGCCCCTCAGAGTTTCATCTCTGCTCTTTGCAGATAATTCTCTTGTGTTGGCTTCTCCACCTCCAGCAGGCGTTGGGGTGGTTTGCAGCCGAGTGCGAAGCAGTCAGGATTAGGGTCAGCACCTCCATGTCCAACGCCATGGTTATCTACCAGAAAATGGTGGATTGCTCCCTCTggatgtgtgtggggggggggggagagtccCTGCCTCAAGTGAAGGAGTATCTCAGGTCTTGTTCTCAAGTTCGAGTAAAATGGATCAGAAAATTGACAAGCTTTATCCTCTTGGCGTATGAttatattttgtcttctttgccGCTATGTCCACTTCTGTTATATTCTTCTGAATGGCGTCCAGTATCTGAATTTTATCCACGCCCAAACCCACCTGCACTCAGTCATTGGCTGCGGGAAACACACCCACTCCCCACCCAGAAACACCtcgagtcaaccaaaacatcacaatccgggcagaggacagggtctctgcagacacatgtaTCGAGGCCCAAAAGTGATGACtgagcagctttacttttgtTTAGGTCTATATTTTATTCTCCAGAAAAATGTTTCTGACTATCTATTGTCAGCATTATCAAATTCAAACATCACAATATGTAACTGTGACAGGTAGTGTTTCAAATCGCAGTCCAAGTTCATAGATATCAGATATTTCACTCATTTCTATATAGAAGAAACTGACTGTGAAAATACCAACTTTTTGCTATTAATAGCCCTGGCTGTCACATTCTGCTACTCATGGAAGAAGTAATGGGATTAAGGGGAAAACTCCACCACGAGTTTAAtagtacacacactcaccagtATTGAGTTTTTTCTTTGAGAGGCACACAGCGCCAGAATCCCCGGAGAGGCCATGATCTGTAAGAAAGTCACAATGACCTGAATGAAGTGACAGAGCTGTTATCTGGGGTCAATAAAAGACCATTCAGCAGGTCTAATATAGACATAGATTCAAGTCCCAGTAGGCCTGCGTCCCGTTATCTGTCTCTTCACTCACACCAAACCCCATTCACTTTTAAGGAAATTTAGGATTCCCTATCGTAGACTCTTTGtcagtaaaaaagaaagtgattGATATCTCACCAGCCCTCCCCACACCGGTGTCCTGGTGGTGCTCAGCGCAGTATCCTTGCGGAAAACAGCGTCCATGAACGCGCACACCACACAAAGACCCGCACAGGCTATCTGGAGGATCCCGAGAATCAGCACGCTTTTCTGGTTGAAAATGAAGTACCTGTGTCGGTCCATCTCCAGGTGTTAACCCCGCTACAAGTCCCCGGTTTACAGTCAGTATCTGCTGTCCTCGGCCAGAAGTGGGCGAAACTTTAGTTCAGTTTGATGTCCGGCGTATTGTTTCTGGctttcagagacaaaaacatgagTCCAGGTGGTGATAGTTCTGCGGGAATTGTTTCTGAAACCTAAATGATATCTCTTGTCACTTCAGAAAGCCCTAgtatgtctgtatttctctggTGGATTATATCTTCCGGGCTGGAGGTTGGTTTCACTGTTGCTTCAGCAGGTATAGGAAGTTTATCCATTAACCTGGCTGGCCAGCAGCAGGTGGAGGGAAGTGAATGCGGAATTTTTTTATGCCCAGGGTTTGGACTCCCAGGCTGCCTGGCCCCGCCCCTCTGTTCTTGCGTTGGGATTGATTTAGACCATTAACAGAAGATTCTCGGTAAACAACGTTTTTCTTTCCATCCATGCTACGAAATTGTACCGAAGAGGATTatcagaaatacaaaatgagcGCTTGAAACaaatatataggctatattatgCACTTTGAGAAAAAATTTGAAATGTCGAGAATACAATTGTATTGAGCCCCTGAAGTCagaatcaaatacatttttgtgcacacaatttttttttactttttcggACTTCATTAGCTCTGTAATTTCCTTTGTCTGGCTCTGATCCTCTTCCATTAACTTGTCAGTGGAAGTATGAAGTACGACATTGAACCGTAGGATGGATAAAAGAAGTTGAATCCTGacatacattaaaaatgtatccaaTAAAATAAGTCTCAAAGGGATATattgtagtggaaaaatactatctgtctgttgTCTTCGTTTGACCTTAAAAGATTAGGATGTTCGTGAgtcatttagcaattagaaactgtttctctgtatggccttGGTCTGTATCTCAAACAGGaacactcctcaggatctgggtacagcatgaTCCTAAATCATCaggcaagctgaaaccaatgacgacgtatcactcatgtatatgtaatatacctacaccctgtgaaagtataaatatgctctgcaaccgggactgccccgggactctttgatgcacttgtgactgatgttacttttgcaGCTGATTGccccttttgcaaaagaactttttattatatgcaataaaatacacaaagacaaaagactttgacttgagatcttttattaccaacagaaaaatccacaacaaacttggtgtcagaagtgggattccAGGCTGATCGCTGTATCCACGGCAGACGGTGACTGATCATCCAGGACTTTGAAAAAGATCGTCCTGCCTCAACCCTGAAAGTTTGAAGGTCGAGAGGACCGACTGCGTGGACTGCGGCTGTCACCTCGGAATCCAACGAACGAGAAAACCTCCTAATTCACGGTAAAAACATTCTGATCTCacaatttaaaagtcaaaggTCACTGTGTATTCTAGGACAACATTGAAAGGTTAAGTTTCTTCCATCTTACGGCCCTATAACTACGAGGTAGTTAGAATAAAGGACGTTCAGGTGACTTCGCCAGGCCCGGAGGAGTTCAGGTGACTCCTTGAATCCGGTGAACTTGGAAAGACCAGTGTAAAGGTAGAAATTTACACAGATTGATCGGGGACGCTCGATAATCTCACAGGACAGACACCATGGGGTCTGCAGGGAGTAAGATGGACGGGGCTGACCTGCAAGGTCcaatttttgtgtttatgaaaaagaaatacgGAGAAAAATGTTTGTCATGTGTCGAATATTGGATAAACGAATGTGGATTTCCTGATAAAGGAAGTCTAAGCGTGAATCAACTGATACAGTTACAGACgtgtttgaaaaagaaggaagagaaggtTAAGTCTAAGAAAAAgattaacaaagaaaagttgGAAGAGATTGAAACACAGATGGAATGTTGGAAAATATGGATGACAGAAGCAGAAGTCAGAGATAGGAAACAGACAGGGAAAGTTTTaccaaacatgaaaaatgaaatgaaaaatgatgaaaaagaaaaaccagatGCTTTCACTGATAACCCCACCACACCCCCTGTGTCTGCTCTTTATCCTTCTCTGAACGGTGGAGTTCGAGGCAAAGAAGATTGGGTTCCCACCTACATGGCTCCACCTGTCCTGCCCCCACAGcaacagcagctcctgcagttcTTGCCACCATCATACCCCGGACAACAGCCCATCCTCAACCCCCATAACCCCTTCCACGAACAACCTCAGAACATGCCAAAACCAGAACTTTCCACACCATCAGCCCCACAGACTGAGGATGAAAAACTGACGTCAGCCTCCGGAGGAAGATTGGCACAATCAACACCTCCAGGGAGCCCAGACACTTCTTCCTCTGACGAAGATAATAAACCCAACAAATCCTCGTTCGAATCCTTACTTGGCAAAACTCTGTCCGAAATTGTCTCCCCAACACCCAGAGAAACACCCAGAAGGTCAGAAAGACAGAGGACGCTGACCTCTCACTTCCAAGCCCCCATGGTCGAGTACCCGGccgacgcaaacggcaccccaGTCCTCATCTACAGACCCGCTGATGACGAAATGAAGACAGTTGCAAAAGACTGGCCACCCATGGAGAAAGGAGGTGAAGAATTGGCAAaaagcctcctcctcttctgcaaaACGTGGAGACCCACTGCCGCGGAATTGAGGAAGCTTCTCCTCGTGCACATGGGGCCCCAACACTACGCCAAGATACAAGCAACTGTAGAAACAGACGGCTTCGAAGCACTGGCGGCCAAGCTGGTTCCATGGACAGAGGCTGGCGACTGGGAGATCTGGGTCACCGCCATCTGTAGCAAACTGAGAGAAAGTTTCGCTGTAAAGGTGGACTACGGACGACTGAGAGACTGTAAACAACAAGACCATGAAAGTGTGTCCGATTATTTCCACCGCCTCCTTGATGTCTGCATCCGCCACTCAGGACAGGTAAAACCCAACGTGTGGGAGGGTGTGGAAACCCCCTTTGAAAATATCATGAAGACGGCCTTTGGGGAAGGCCTCCACAAGCCCATTTTGACCCAAGTTCGCTCCACCCTCGTGGGAGGCCGGGCTGAAAACAGACTGCAAGAGCTCCTCAAACACGCCAAACACGgtgaacaaagagagaaagagaagagagacaaaaCCGCCAGACACCTAGACACTGCCACTCTAAATGCTCAGCTGGCTCCGGCCCACTTGGACAGCCGCCCTTTCAGAGGACAAGGCAGAGGCCGTGGACGCGGAAGGGGCCAAGGGCGCGGAAGAAGATATTCCCGCACATATGACCCCACCAAATGTTTTAACTGCGAGAAGCATGGCCACTGGGCCAAAGACTGTCCAGAAACACCAAGAGAGGGGGACGGAGGAAACCGTCGCGGGGGCTGGCAGGACAACGAACGAGTTCCCTATGCCTCGGACTGACCATCAGAGAGAGGAGTTGGTAATGTACccgcacacacaacacacacattacacgcTCCACGCAATGAAGAGCCGCTTTGCACTGATACACTGCTTGGCTTAGTTCAACAAAGAATAAATGTTCTAGAAACCCCTCCCAGCGCAAAGGAGGGTACTTATACCCGTCTCTCCTCTGAAGCCTATGAGAAAATGCCAATGATAACATGTAACGTTAAGGGACAGAATGTCAAATTTTTAATTGACTCAGGAGCCACCCACtcagttttaaaaacatctgaaatgtcTTTGCCTGACAGTGGTCGTTTTTCATGGTCCACGAGGGCCTGTGGTTCTTGTGTAAAGGAAAAGTATGGGATACCTGTCAACTGTTCATGGGAGTTTGAGGGAGTACAAACAAAAGCTAAACATTCGTTTTTTAATGTCCAGCATGTGCCCGGTTAACCTTCTGGGGAGAGATTTAATGTGCGCTTTTGGCATTGTGATAACCTCCACCCCCGAGGGCTTACGGGTTAGCGGGACTGACGCGTGTTCCCCCTCCCCTGCTGAAGTCAGGGGACTATCACATTTTACTGGCGTTCATTTCAGCCCAAATACTCCCCTGTATGTTTATCAGTGGTGGATAGATCTGCTCAGTTTTTAACTAATACAGCACTCACACTTGTTTCCAACACCGCTGAGAAGATGAAGCCAGAAAATTTACACTGCACCTCTCATGTCTGCTCCGAAGGGCCTAACCCGGAGTATGAAAAACCATTTTTCAAAGATCTGAATGACAATGTTTTGATAACGGACATTTACACAAATGGAACACGCTGTGCAGCATCTGTCAAGCTTACTCCAGCTCAGATGAAACTCTATGACGTATACGGTTCACACCCCCACATCTCTCTCTCAAAAGCTCCCACCGACAGGTGGCGGGATCTGGGTCCGTTTGTAGCTCAGTGTAGTGCAGCAAACGACTGGCAGCCTGCCACTGGaagttcatgtgtgtttttctctcactcactgCAGGCATACAGACATCCTTTAACTATGGAAATTCATTGTCTTCGCTCAACGCATCTCATAGATGATATGAGACGTCGCACTTCCTCATATCTATTTCAAGCGCTCTCACATGCAGAGATCTCACCTTTGCTGGCACAAGTCCCTAGTACACTCTGGGCAGCCAACAAATATGATGTAGGCCTGATAAAAAACTGTGAACCGGTTCAGATAATCCCAAAGTCGACTTACAGACCCCAACAACGCCAATACCCACTCAGAAAAGAAGCTATAGAGGGCATAACACCAGTTTTTAACTCTCTCCTCGAGGCTGGAATTATCGTTCCATGTGAAGATTCACCAGTACAGACTCCGATCTTTCCAGTAAAAAAGATCCGTCCTGCCAGACAGCCCACAGAATGGCGTTTTGTGCAGGACCTA encodes:
- the zgc:113425 gene encoding uncharacterized protein zgc:113425 isoform X2, which translates into the protein MDRHRYFIFNQKSVLILGILQIACAGLCVVCAFMDAVFRKDTALSTTRTPVWGGLIMASPGILALCASQRKNSILVSMMVVAAGLSCAAAVFIAGYSCLTLTYGEEDEEVFHHHRSPEVTFVLHRMVKGANATILLTCTVSLALSSLIAYVGCRSLPSCACYDARTGLETLVPQCDLGDTEMVCTWQGGDDRLFNSPAQSTDQTNTEGEEAPSKLPPYSRLT
- the LOC132982359 gene encoding uncharacterized protein LOC132982359, translating into MECWKIWMTEAEVRDRKQTGKVLPNMKNEMKNDEKEKPDAFTDNPTTPPVSALYPSLNGGVRGKEDWVPTYMAPPVLPPQQQQLLQFLPPSYPGQQPILNPHNPFHEQPQNMPKPELSTPSAPQTEDEKLTSASGGRLAQSTPPGSPDTSSSDEDNKPNKSSFESLLGKTLSEIVSPTPRETPRRSERQRTLTSHFQAPMVEYPADANGTPVLIYRPADDEMKTVAKDWPPMEKGGEELAKSLLLFCKTWRPTAAELRKLLLVHMGPQHYAKIQATVETDGFEALAAKLVPWTEAGDWEIWVTAICSKLRESFAVKVDYGRLRDCKQQDHESVSDYFHRLLDVCIRHSGQVKPNVWEGVETPFENIMKTAFGEGLHKPILTQVRSTLVGGRAENRLQELLKHAKHGEQREKEKRDKTARHLDTATLNAQLAPAHLDSRPFRGQGRGRGRGRGQGRGRRYSRTYDPTKCFNCEKHGHWAKDCPETPREGDGGNRRGGWQDNERVPYASD
- the zgc:113425 gene encoding uncharacterized protein zgc:113425 isoform X1; the protein is MDRHRYFIFNQKSVLILGILQIACAGLCVVCAFMDAVFRKDTALSTTRTPVWGGLIMASPGILALCASQRKNSILVSMMVVAAGLSCAAAVFIAGYSCLTLTYGEEDEEVFHHHRSPEVTFVLHRMVKGANATILLTCTVSLALSSLIAYVGCRSLPSCACYDARTGLETLVPQCDLGDTEMVCTWQAGGDDRLFNSPAQSTDQTNTEGEEAPSKLPPYSRLT